One Qipengyuania gaetbuli genomic region harbors:
- a CDS encoding thioredoxin domain-containing protein: MKIPARLVAPAFLAIAATLSAAPAAARDKPAVAKPKNGNWSSVITETAGGHLLGNPEADARLVEFMSYTCSHCADFARSGEGAIKLLYVPSGKVAFEVRHLIRDPVDLTAALAAQCGPASNFFANHSAIIGKYSDWMAKARSMTQAQMARWNFGSFGSRAQAIASDLDFYEIMEGRGYSRIEVDKCLTDEARAQAIAAQSQADIQKFGLRGTPTFFMGGEQLDAHDWKSLQPHLDALFRK, from the coding sequence GTGAAAATTCCCGCCCGGCTTGTAGCGCCCGCATTCCTCGCCATTGCCGCCACTCTTTCAGCCGCCCCCGCCGCCGCGCGGGACAAGCCCGCTGTCGCCAAGCCGAAGAACGGCAACTGGAGCAGCGTCATCACCGAAACCGCCGGTGGCCACCTGCTCGGAAATCCGGAAGCGGACGCCCGGCTGGTCGAATTCATGAGCTACACCTGCTCGCACTGCGCCGATTTCGCGCGCAGCGGCGAAGGGGCGATCAAGCTGCTCTACGTGCCCAGCGGCAAGGTCGCCTTCGAAGTGCGCCACCTGATCCGCGACCCCGTGGACCTTACCGCAGCGCTGGCTGCCCAGTGCGGTCCGGCGAGCAATTTCTTCGCCAACCATTCGGCGATTATCGGCAAGTATTCCGACTGGATGGCCAAGGCGCGCAGCATGACACAGGCGCAGATGGCGCGCTGGAATTTCGGCAGCTTCGGCTCGCGCGCGCAGGCCATCGCCAGCGATCTCGACTTCTACGAGATCATGGAAGGCCGCGGCTATTCGCGCATCGAGGTCGACAAATGCCTGACCGACGAGGCGCGGGCGCAGGCCATCGCCGCGCAGAGCCAGGCCGATATCCAGAAATTCGGCCTGCGCGGTACACCGACCTTCTTCATGGGTGGCGAACAGCTCGACGCGCATGACTGGAAATCGCTCCAGCCCCATCTCGACGCCCTGTTCCGCAAGTGA
- a CDS encoding thioredoxin domain-containing protein, translating to MKTSLRFALAAPLALALAACGGDAGEAEVGALEGEAIAAIPAPEGSSWLETASKTAEGGFVIGNPDAPIKLVEFASHTCGACAYFAETGSAPLQQDYVSTGVVSYEIRPLLRDPLDVTISTLAQCGAPESFHALSDQAWAALPSFGEALQASGAYESAMSAPPEQRFLLLAQGAGLIDFFASRGLSADQARSCLADTAKIEEMANTSRAAADAAKVTGTPTFFLNGNRIEENQWAALEPILQRAGAR from the coding sequence ATGAAGACCAGCCTGCGTTTCGCCCTTGCAGCCCCCCTCGCACTCGCGCTTGCCGCCTGTGGCGGCGATGCCGGGGAAGCGGAAGTCGGCGCCCTCGAAGGCGAAGCCATCGCCGCCATTCCCGCCCCTGAAGGTTCGAGCTGGCTCGAAACTGCCAGCAAGACCGCGGAAGGCGGCTTCGTCATCGGCAATCCCGATGCCCCGATCAAGCTGGTGGAATTCGCCAGCCACACCTGCGGAGCCTGCGCCTATTTCGCGGAAACCGGCTCGGCCCCGCTCCAGCAGGACTACGTCAGCACCGGCGTCGTGAGCTACGAAATCCGCCCGCTGCTGCGCGATCCGCTGGACGTGACCATTTCGACGCTGGCCCAGTGCGGCGCTCCGGAAAGCTTCCACGCCCTGTCCGACCAGGCATGGGCCGCCCTGCCGAGCTTCGGTGAAGCCTTGCAGGCCAGCGGTGCCTACGAATCCGCCATGTCCGCCCCGCCGGAACAGCGCTTCCTGCTGCTGGCACAGGGCGCGGGCCTGATCGACTTCTTCGCCTCGCGCGGGCTGTCGGCTGACCAGGCGCGCAGCTGCCTCGCCGATACGGCCAAGATCGAAGAGATGGCCAATACCTCGCGCGCCGCGGCCGATGCGGCCAAGGTCACCGGCACGCCCACCTTCTTCCTCAACGGCAACCGTATCGAGGAAAACCAGTGGGCCGCGCTCGAACCCATCCTGCAGCGCGCCGGCGCCAGGTAA
- the smc gene encoding chromosome segregation protein SMC codes for MLIKQLRLSGFKSFVEPSTLRIEPGLTGVVGPNGCGKSNLLEAIRWVMGENSPKSMRSGGMEDVIFAGTATRPPRDFAEVQLSAESDEGDELEVIRRIERGAGSAYRVNGKDVRAKDVALTFADAATGAHSPALVSQGKIAQVIAAKPQERRMMLEEAAGIAGLHVRRKDAESKLRQTETNLARLEDLMAGLDSQIASLRRQAKQAERYKKLSDEIKSAEARLVFARWRDAAAAAEAAKKAAGEAEARVAQAQAAADEAQKAQRAAAEALAEAREEQADRRDDASAHGHRMAALTSQLEAAEQRLADLERQKKRLEEDRGDADRLTKDAAEALARLEKELAASEKDLAANEERRPALVAQSEDAERASRTAELALAKATADNAGVEAEWRVVEAEITQAKLRLDRVEAEGRRMADQRGALAGEDVDGALERAKKAAQDATASLEQQRTALEAMQARKAELQAARDEAASALSSARAELSGVEREHAALLRDREARERAAAKRSGRQQAIDGVRAAKGYERAAAAALGRDGKALLGLPEDGAEGRYWTGADAPKKVAHSLADHLDACPAELCARLALVHVAESDDGRSLAPGESLVTMAGHLRRWDGLVVRGEGAAEAARLEADNRFAELDAQLPSLQAALEAAESTQSSASEELSTLQRDLIAAERELAGAADAERQALRALDLAEAARERIAARLAELERAEGEHAELVAAAKTDLAAAEAKRSALPDPEAGRASLEAARAKNEAARAALQARAAELAAHDQGLAVSRERTSAQRSDMANWQARSGEAARRLSDMARRFEEIEEERAVYAAKPEGLMREIEQGDQVRERLGRELAEAEAAVAAANERAQEAERGFAAANEALAAARENRAGLTARAENEDGRRIEMARISGERFQSPPPLLPAKFEFDETAVKSAEAEAEEMDRLTASRERIGPVNLVAAEELERIESEHGSNAAEQEELREAVNRLRGSIGSLNREGRERLREAFERVNDHFKHLFTRLFEGGEAHLALIDSDDPLEAGLEIFAQPPGKRLQSLTLLSGGEQALTATALIFALFLTNPAPICVLDEVDAPLDDANIDRFCDLLDAMVKETDTRYLIVTHNAVTMSRMHRLFGVTMIEKGISRLVSVDLGGAEELLAAE; via the coding sequence ATGCTCATCAAACAGCTCAGGTTGAGCGGTTTCAAGAGCTTCGTCGAGCCGTCCACCCTGCGCATCGAACCCGGACTGACGGGCGTCGTCGGCCCGAACGGCTGCGGCAAGTCCAACCTGCTCGAAGCGATCCGCTGGGTGATGGGCGAAAACTCGCCCAAGTCCATGCGCTCGGGCGGGATGGAAGACGTAATCTTCGCCGGCACCGCTACCCGCCCGCCGCGCGACTTCGCCGAAGTCCAGCTGTCCGCCGAAAGTGACGAGGGCGACGAACTCGAAGTCATTCGCCGGATCGAACGCGGTGCCGGCAGCGCCTACCGCGTCAACGGCAAGGACGTGCGCGCCAAGGACGTGGCGCTGACCTTTGCCGACGCGGCGACCGGTGCGCACAGCCCCGCCCTCGTCAGCCAGGGCAAGATCGCGCAGGTCATCGCGGCCAAGCCGCAGGAACGGCGCATGATGCTGGAAGAGGCGGCGGGCATTGCCGGCCTCCACGTCCGGCGCAAGGATGCCGAAAGCAAGCTGCGGCAGACCGAAACCAACCTCGCGCGGCTCGAAGACCTCATGGCGGGCCTCGACAGCCAGATCGCTTCGCTGCGCCGCCAGGCCAAGCAGGCGGAACGCTACAAGAAGCTGTCCGACGAGATCAAATCGGCAGAAGCCCGGTTGGTGTTCGCCCGCTGGCGCGATGCCGCCGCTGCCGCCGAAGCGGCCAAGAAAGCCGCCGGAGAGGCAGAGGCCCGCGTCGCGCAGGCGCAGGCTGCCGCCGATGAAGCCCAGAAGGCCCAGCGCGCCGCCGCCGAAGCCCTTGCCGAAGCGCGCGAGGAACAGGCCGACCGCCGCGACGATGCCAGCGCCCACGGCCACCGCATGGCCGCGCTCACCAGCCAGTTGGAAGCCGCCGAACAGCGCCTTGCCGACCTCGAACGGCAGAAGAAACGGCTCGAGGAAGATCGCGGCGATGCCGACCGGTTGACCAAGGATGCTGCCGAGGCCCTTGCCCGGCTGGAAAAGGAGCTGGCCGCCAGCGAAAAGGACCTTGCCGCCAACGAGGAACGCCGCCCGGCCCTCGTCGCGCAGAGCGAGGACGCGGAACGCGCCAGCCGGACCGCCGAACTTGCGCTTGCCAAGGCCACCGCCGACAATGCGGGCGTCGAAGCCGAATGGCGCGTGGTCGAGGCGGAAATCACACAGGCAAAGCTGCGGCTCGACCGCGTCGAAGCCGAAGGCCGCCGCATGGCCGACCAGCGCGGCGCACTCGCCGGAGAAGACGTCGACGGAGCGCTCGAACGCGCGAAAAAGGCCGCGCAGGACGCTACCGCCTCGCTCGAACAGCAGCGTACTGCCCTTGAAGCCATGCAGGCTCGCAAGGCGGAACTGCAGGCCGCAAGGGACGAGGCAGCCAGCGCGCTCTCCAGCGCCCGCGCCGAACTTTCGGGCGTAGAGCGCGAACACGCCGCCCTGCTGCGCGACCGCGAGGCACGCGAGAGGGCCGCGGCCAAACGCTCCGGCCGCCAGCAGGCGATCGACGGCGTGCGTGCGGCCAAGGGCTATGAACGCGCCGCTGCCGCCGCGCTGGGCCGCGACGGCAAGGCATTGCTCGGCCTGCCGGAAGACGGCGCGGAAGGGCGCTACTGGACCGGGGCCGATGCGCCGAAGAAGGTGGCTCACAGCCTTGCCGACCATCTCGATGCCTGCCCCGCCGAATTGTGCGCCCGCCTCGCCCTCGTCCACGTGGCGGAGAGTGACGACGGGCGCAGCCTCGCGCCGGGCGAAAGCCTCGTCACCATGGCCGGGCACCTGCGCCGCTGGGACGGCCTCGTCGTGCGCGGCGAAGGCGCGGCCGAAGCTGCCCGCCTGGAAGCCGACAACCGCTTTGCCGAACTGGATGCGCAGCTGCCCTCGTTGCAGGCCGCGCTGGAAGCCGCAGAAAGCACGCAGTCAAGCGCAAGCGAGGAACTCTCGACCCTCCAACGCGACCTGATCGCGGCCGAGCGCGAGCTTGCCGGAGCCGCCGATGCGGAACGGCAGGCCCTGCGCGCACTCGACCTGGCCGAAGCCGCGCGCGAACGCATCGCTGCGCGCCTCGCCGAACTCGAACGGGCAGAGGGCGAGCATGCCGAACTCGTCGCTGCCGCAAAGACCGACCTTGCCGCTGCCGAGGCCAAGCGCAGCGCCCTGCCCGATCCCGAAGCCGGCCGCGCCTCGCTCGAAGCCGCCCGCGCGAAGAACGAGGCGGCCCGCGCCGCCCTGCAGGCCCGTGCCGCCGAACTCGCAGCGCACGACCAGGGCCTTGCCGTCTCGCGCGAACGCACCAGCGCCCAGCGCTCCGACATGGCCAACTGGCAGGCGCGTTCGGGCGAAGCGGCCAGGCGCCTGTCCGACATGGCCCGCCGCTTCGAGGAAATCGAGGAAGAGCGCGCCGTCTACGCCGCCAAGCCTGAAGGTCTCATGCGCGAGATCGAACAGGGCGACCAGGTGCGCGAGCGGCTGGGCCGCGAACTGGCCGAAGCCGAGGCCGCCGTCGCCGCCGCGAACGAGCGGGCACAGGAGGCCGAACGCGGCTTCGCTGCGGCCAACGAGGCACTCGCAGCCGCCCGCGAAAACCGCGCCGGTCTGACCGCACGCGCCGAGAACGAGGACGGTCGCCGCATCGAGATGGCGCGCATTTCGGGCGAACGCTTCCAGTCGCCCCCGCCGCTGCTGCCGGCGAAGTTCGAATTCGACGAAACCGCAGTCAAATCCGCCGAGGCCGAGGCCGAGGAAATGGACCGCCTGACCGCCAGCCGCGAGCGCATCGGCCCGGTGAACCTCGTCGCCGCCGAAGAGCTGGAGCGGATCGAGAGCGAGCACGGCTCCAACGCGGCCGAACAGGAAGAACTGCGCGAGGCGGTCAACCGGCTGCGCGGATCGATCGGCAGCCTCAACCGCGAGGGGCGCGAGCGGCTGCGCGAGGCGTTCGAGCGGGTCAACGACCACTTCAAGCATCTCTTCACTCGCCTGTTCGAAGGCGGCGAGGCGCATCTTGCCCTCATCGACAGCGACGATCCGCTGGAAGCGGGCCTCGAGATCTTCGCCCAGCCGCCGGGCAAGCGCCTGCAGTCGCTGACCCTGCTGTCGGGCGGCGAACAGGCGCTGACCGCGACCGCGCTGATCTTCGCGCTGTTCCTGACCAATCCCGCACCGATCTGCGTGCTGGACGAAGTCGACGCGCCGCTGGACGATGCGAATATCGACCGCTTCTGCGACCTGCTCGACGCGATGGTGAAGGAAACCGACACGCGTTACCTCATCGTCACGCACAATGCCGTCACGATGAGCCGCATGCACCGCCTGTTCGGCGTCACCATGATCGAGAAAGGCATCAGCCGCCTCGTCAGCGTGGACTTGGGCGGAGCAGAGGAACTGCTGGCGGCGGAGTAG
- a CDS encoding VIT family protein yields MTRLKTHIESHATSRIGWLRAAVMGANDGIVSTASLIVGVAAASAGRSEILIAGMASLFAGAMSMAAGEYVSVSSQADTEKADLARERKELASDPEFEHAELASVYEARGVDATTAKEVARQMMAHDALTAHARDELGISEVSTARPLQAAIASALTFIAGAAAPLLVVPFAPLASMVVAVAAASLVCLAVLGALGAKAGGAQVVPSIVRVVFWGAMAMVVTALVGKLFGAAVA; encoded by the coding sequence ATGACCAGACTGAAGACGCATATCGAAAGCCACGCGACTTCTCGCATCGGCTGGCTGCGAGCCGCCGTCATGGGCGCCAATGACGGCATCGTTTCGACAGCAAGCCTGATCGTCGGCGTCGCTGCAGCCAGTGCGGGACGAAGCGAGATCCTTATTGCGGGCATGGCTTCGCTGTTTGCCGGCGCGATGTCGATGGCCGCAGGCGAGTATGTTTCGGTCAGTTCGCAGGCCGACACGGAGAAGGCCGACCTCGCCCGGGAAAGGAAAGAACTGGCAAGCGACCCGGAATTCGAACACGCGGAACTGGCATCGGTTTACGAGGCGCGCGGCGTCGACGCCACGACAGCGAAGGAAGTCGCCCGGCAGATGATGGCGCATGATGCCTTGACTGCGCATGCACGCGACGAACTGGGCATTTCTGAAGTCAGCACGGCTCGCCCGCTCCAGGCGGCGATTGCGTCCGCTCTCACCTTCATCGCAGGCGCTGCCGCACCGCTTCTTGTGGTGCCCTTCGCACCGCTTGCATCAATGGTGGTGGCCGTGGCCGCTGCTTCGCTCGTGTGCCTTGCAGTCCTTGGGGCGCTGGGTGCCAAGGCTGGCGGGGCGCAGGTAGTGCCATCGATAGTCAGGGTCGTGTTCTGGGGTGCGATGGCGATGGTCGTCACCGCATTGGTCGGAAAACTGTTTGGCGCCGCTGTGGCCTAG
- a CDS encoding M24 family metallopeptidase, translated as MTETEFARPELPPILPMRERAEVIDEILAERLETVIPAIMREQGVDFWLLMSREYFEDPVTATMLDAESMHARRRTILVFHDPGDGQPVERLTVSRYGLADLFEASWSPEAQPDQWQAVADIITRRDPAKIAVNFSNLTAFGDGMTLSQYRAFTEALPEGYENRIVSGEALSIRWLESRTPRELEIYPGIVRIAHSIIGTAFSREVITPGKTSVEEVQWWYRERLAELGLTPWFHPSVGIQRQGREGMLRGSEVIQPGDLLWTDFGITYLRLNTDTQHLAYVLKPGETQAPAGLVAGLKATNRVQDLLLASFEAGLSGNEVLARTREKALAEGLDPSIYSHPIGFHGHGAGTAIGFWDNQNGDPRGAYPVQAGTTWSIELTNYHKVPEWSGQRVDFRSEEDAWFDGERVRFLDGRQTELTLIPSN; from the coding sequence ATGACAGAGACTGAATTCGCGCGCCCAGAACTGCCGCCGATCCTGCCGATGCGGGAAAGAGCTGAGGTGATCGATGAAATCCTCGCTGAGCGGCTGGAAACGGTGATCCCGGCCATCATGCGCGAGCAGGGGGTGGATTTCTGGCTGCTGATGTCACGCGAATATTTCGAGGATCCGGTCACCGCCACCATGCTCGATGCCGAAAGCATGCACGCACGCCGGCGCACGATCCTCGTCTTCCACGATCCGGGTGACGGCCAGCCGGTCGAGCGCCTGACGGTGAGCCGCTACGGCCTTGCCGACCTGTTCGAAGCCTCCTGGTCGCCGGAAGCACAGCCTGACCAGTGGCAGGCGGTGGCCGACATCATCACCCGGCGTGACCCGGCAAAGATCGCCGTCAATTTTTCCAACCTGACCGCCTTCGGCGACGGCATGACGCTGAGCCAGTACCGCGCCTTCACCGAGGCGCTGCCGGAGGGTTACGAGAACCGGATCGTGTCCGGCGAAGCGCTGTCGATCCGTTGGCTGGAAAGCCGCACTCCGCGGGAGCTGGAAATCTACCCGGGCATCGTGCGGATCGCGCATTCGATCATCGGCACCGCCTTCTCGCGCGAGGTCATCACGCCGGGCAAGACGAGCGTCGAGGAAGTGCAGTGGTGGTACCGTGAAAGGCTGGCCGAACTGGGCCTCACGCCGTGGTTCCACCCCTCGGTCGGCATCCAGCGACAGGGGCGCGAAGGCATGCTGCGCGGGAGCGAGGTCATCCAGCCGGGCGACCTGCTGTGGACCGATTTCGGCATTACCTATCTGCGTCTCAACACCGACACCCAGCACCTCGCCTATGTCCTGAAGCCGGGCGAGACGCAGGCACCTGCGGGCCTCGTGGCGGGGCTGAAGGCGACCAACCGGGTGCAGGACCTGCTGCTCGCATCCTTTGAGGCCGGGCTGAGCGGTAACGAAGTACTCGCCCGCACCCGCGAAAAGGCGCTGGCCGAAGGGCTGGACCCGTCGATCTATTCGCATCCAATCGGCTTTCACGGACACGGGGCGGGCACGGCCATCGGGTTCTGGGACAACCAGAACGGCGATCCGCGCGGCGCCTATCCGGTGCAGGCCGGGACTACATGGTCGATCGAGCTTACCAATTACCACAAGGTGCCCGAATGGAGCGGCCAACGGGTCGATTTCCGGTCCGAGGAAGACGCGTGGTTCGACGGGGAGCGTGTGCGCTTCCTCGATGGGCGGCAGACCGAATTGACGCTAATACCCTCCAATTGA
- the chrA gene encoding chromate efflux transporter, giving the protein MQLASPSFAEAVRVFARIGLLSFGGPAGQIALMHRELVDERQWVGEEDFLNGLNFCHLLPGPEAQQLATWIGWRLHGWRGGVVAGTLFVIPGALVVLLLSALYVVAADLAWFEALFLGIKAAVLAIVAQALLRIAGRSLDTGFKRALAIMAFASLFLFALPFPLVVLLAGAAGALAALKRPGWLALKPASALAERGPRPWKATLKAVLVWGAIWAAPIIAIDIGLGREHRLWDIAMFFSQLAVVTFGGAYAVLAYMAQEAVTGFGWLQPGEMADGLGLAETTPGPLILVTQFVGYLAAFRAPEPFTPFVAGLIGAGLTTWVTFAPCFLWIFAFAPWIDRMRDAVRLKGALAGVTAAIVGVIANLTVWFALHVLFARVGDGAAGPVRVLAPEWASFDWRAGSLALVAGVLIFRLGWSVPQVLAACAGGGLLLGLAT; this is encoded by the coding sequence ATGCAACTGGCCTCTCCTAGTTTTGCCGAAGCCGTGCGGGTGTTCGCGCGCATCGGCCTGCTGAGTTTCGGCGGGCCTGCGGGCCAGATCGCACTGATGCACCGCGAACTGGTCGATGAGCGCCAGTGGGTCGGCGAGGAAGATTTCCTCAACGGGCTCAATTTCTGCCACCTCCTGCCCGGTCCCGAAGCGCAGCAGCTGGCGACGTGGATCGGATGGCGGCTGCACGGCTGGCGCGGCGGCGTGGTCGCGGGCACGCTGTTCGTCATCCCGGGTGCGCTGGTGGTCCTACTGCTTTCGGCGCTCTATGTTGTCGCGGCCGACCTTGCCTGGTTCGAGGCGCTCTTCCTCGGCATCAAGGCCGCGGTCTTGGCCATTGTGGCGCAGGCGCTGCTGCGGATTGCGGGACGGTCGCTCGACACGGGGTTCAAGCGTGCGCTTGCCATTATGGCCTTTGCCAGCCTGTTCCTGTTTGCGCTGCCCTTCCCGCTGGTCGTCCTCTTGGCAGGCGCTGCCGGTGCGCTGGCGGCATTGAAGCGGCCTGGCTGGCTGGCGCTCAAGCCTGCGTCGGCACTGGCAGAACGCGGGCCCCGCCCTTGGAAAGCCACTCTGAAAGCCGTGCTGGTGTGGGGCGCGATCTGGGCCGCGCCGATCATCGCCATCGACATCGGCCTGGGGCGAGAGCATCGCCTGTGGGACATCGCGATGTTCTTCTCGCAGCTGGCCGTGGTGACATTCGGCGGGGCCTATGCGGTGCTCGCCTACATGGCGCAGGAAGCCGTGACCGGTTTCGGCTGGCTGCAACCGGGCGAGATGGCCGACGGCCTCGGCCTTGCCGAGACCACGCCGGGCCCGCTGATCCTCGTCACCCAGTTCGTCGGCTATCTCGCCGCGTTCAGGGCACCCGAGCCGTTCACTCCCTTCGTCGCGGGGCTGATCGGCGCAGGACTGACCACCTGGGTCACCTTCGCGCCCTGCTTCCTGTGGATCTTCGCCTTTGCACCGTGGATCGACCGGATGCGCGATGCGGTGCGGCTGAAGGGCGCGTTGGCAGGCGTGACCGCGGCTATTGTCGGGGTGATCGCAAATCTCACCGTGTGGTTCGCGCTCCATGTCCTGTTTGCGCGCGTGGGCGACGGGGCGGCCGGACCAGTGCGGGTGCTCGCGCCGGAATGGGCGAGTTTCGACTGGCGCGCAGGCTCGCTGGCGCTGGTCGCCGGAGTCCTGATCTTCAGGTTGGGCTGGAGCGTGCCGCAAGTTCTCGCAGCCTGCGCCGGTGGGGGACTGCTACTCGGCCTTGCAACCTAG
- a CDS encoding MerR family transcriptional regulator, which translates to MAEFDDHKDDGALRTIGEVAKATGIKTHVLRYWEQQFPSLKPLKRSGGRRYYRAEDVALVERIDRLVNREGYTLKGAKAALRGAPEAESAPVVQAQPSAGTDAILPRLKAIRDELKAALSA; encoded by the coding sequence ATGGCGGAATTCGACGACCACAAGGACGACGGCGCACTGCGCACCATTGGCGAGGTTGCCAAGGCGACCGGCATCAAGACGCATGTGCTGCGCTACTGGGAACAGCAGTTCCCCAGCCTCAAGCCCCTGAAACGTTCCGGTGGCCGCCGCTATTACCGCGCGGAAGATGTCGCGCTGGTCGAGCGGATCGACCGGCTGGTCAACCGTGAAGGCTATACGCTGAAAGGCGCCAAGGCTGCCCTGCGCGGCGCTCCCGAAGCTGAAAGCGCCCCGGTGGTGCAGGCCCAGCCCTCGGCAGGTACCGATGCGATCCTGCCGCGCCTCAAGGCCATCCGCGACGAACTGAAAGCCGCCCTTTCCGCCTAG
- a CDS encoding integration host factor subunit alpha: MMRSVGTLTRADLAETINRKMGLSRAESLDLVEQVLGKMTDALVRGENVKISGFGSFVLRDKKERIGRNPKTGVEVPITPRRVMTFRASQLLKDRVANG; this comes from the coding sequence ATGATGCGCTCGGTGGGAACACTGACCCGCGCCGACCTGGCAGAGACTATCAATCGGAAAATGGGACTGAGCCGGGCGGAATCGCTGGACCTTGTCGAACAGGTTCTCGGCAAGATGACCGATGCGCTGGTGCGCGGTGAAAACGTCAAGATTTCCGGTTTCGGCAGCTTCGTGCTGCGCGACAAGAAGGAACGGATCGGCCGTAACCCCAAGACGGGTGTCGAAGTGCCGATCACGCCGCGCCGCGTGATGACTTTCCGGGCAAGCCAGCTCCTGAAGGATCGCGTCGCGAACGGATGA
- a CDS encoding beta-ketoacyl-ACP synthase III — translation MIRAVITGSGSALPANCVTNADLAERVDTSDEWIVERTGIRQRYIAAEGETTSTLATQAARRALEDAGVDAAEIGLIVLATATPDHTFPATATQVQNALGCNGCVAFDVQAVCSGFLYALGTAESLLRTGMAKKALVIGAETFSRILDWEDRTTCVLFGDGAGAVVLEARDVAEDGPGILSTKLHADGAHCDLLYVDGGPSTTGEVGKLRMKGREVFRHAVVNLADVLREVLADAGAQAADIDWVVPHQANARILDATARKLDLPAEKVVVTVDRHANTSAASVPLAFDVARRDGRIKEGDLVMFEAMGGGFTWGASLARM, via the coding sequence ATGATCCGCGCGGTCATCACCGGCAGCGGAAGCGCGCTGCCCGCGAACTGCGTGACCAATGCCGATTTGGCCGAGCGTGTGGATACCAGCGACGAGTGGATCGTCGAACGCACGGGCATCCGCCAGCGCTATATCGCCGCCGAAGGCGAGACGACCTCGACCCTCGCCACGCAGGCTGCGCGCCGCGCGCTTGAGGATGCAGGCGTGGACGCGGCGGAGATCGGTCTCATCGTGCTCGCTACCGCGACGCCGGACCACACCTTCCCCGCCACTGCCACGCAGGTGCAGAATGCGCTTGGCTGCAACGGCTGCGTCGCTTTCGACGTGCAGGCCGTGTGCTCGGGCTTCCTCTACGCGCTGGGTACTGCCGAATCGCTCCTGCGGACCGGCATGGCGAAAAAGGCGCTGGTCATCGGCGCGGAAACCTTCAGCCGCATCCTCGACTGGGAAGACCGCACCACCTGCGTCCTGTTCGGCGACGGGGCGGGCGCGGTCGTGCTCGAGGCACGCGACGTTGCCGAAGACGGTCCGGGTATCCTGTCGACCAAGCTGCATGCCGACGGCGCGCATTGCGACCTGCTCTATGTCGATGGCGGGCCGTCAACCACGGGCGAGGTCGGCAAGCTGCGCATGAAGGGCCGCGAGGTCTTCCGCCACGCGGTCGTGAACCTGGCCGACGTGCTGCGCGAAGTGCTCGCCGATGCAGGGGCACAGGCTGCCGATATCGACTGGGTCGTGCCGCACCAGGCCAATGCCCGCATCCTCGATGCGACCGCGCGCAAGCTCGACCTGCCGGCCGAAAAGGTCGTCGTCACGGTCGACCGCCACGCCAATACCTCTGCCGCTTCGGTGCCGCTCGCCTTCGACGTCGCCCGCCGCGACGGCCGGATCAAGGAAGGCGATCTGGTCATGTTCGAGGCCATGGGCGGCGGTTTCACATGGGGTGCCTCGCTCGCCCGCATGTAG
- the plsX gene encoding phosphate acyltransferase PlsX → MSLPRIAIDAMGGDEGVRTMIEGAALARRRHDRFKFLLVGDETRIKAALETHPGMSGASEILHCDDVVAGDELPSRALRRAKTTSMGLAVDAVKRGEAGAAVSAGNTGALMAMSKLALRTMPGLDRPALAALLPTLGENDVIMLDLGANRDCDARNLVQFAIMGAAYSRIVTGRERPRVRLLNIGTEETKGTEDIQAAADALRAADNLAMDFAGYVEADKINRGECDVVVCDGFSGNIALKAIEGAARFVTDLLRQAFTSSIRSKVGFLVSRPATELLKHHLDPNNHNGAVFLGLNGVVVKSHGSANAKGVANAVEVAARLLEDDITNRIANDLGKIDTQGFNGK, encoded by the coding sequence CGCCGCGCTTGCGCGTAGGCGCCACGATCGATTCAAGTTCCTGCTGGTCGGCGACGAAACCCGCATCAAGGCGGCGCTCGAAACGCACCCGGGCATGTCCGGCGCTTCGGAAATCCTGCATTGCGACGACGTAGTCGCCGGTGACGAGCTGCCCAGCCGCGCCCTGCGCCGTGCCAAGACCACCAGCATGGGGCTGGCCGTCGACGCGGTGAAGCGCGGCGAGGCCGGCGCTGCCGTGTCCGCCGGCAACACCGGCGCGCTGATGGCAATGAGCAAACTTGCCCTGCGCACCATGCCCGGCCTCGACCGTCCGGCGCTGGCGGCCCTGCTGCCCACGCTCGGCGAAAACGACGTCATCATGCTCGACCTCGGCGCGAACCGCGATTGCGATGCGCGCAACCTCGTCCAATTCGCCATTATGGGCGCTGCCTATTCGCGTATCGTCACCGGGCGCGAACGTCCGCGCGTGCGCCTGCTGAATATCGGCACGGAAGAGACCAAGGGCACCGAGGATATCCAGGCTGCCGCCGACGCGCTGCGCGCGGCCGACAATCTGGCGATGGATTTTGCCGGCTATGTCGAAGCCGACAAGATCAACCGCGGCGAATGCGACGTGGTCGTGTGCGACGGCTTTTCCGGCAATATCGCGCTCAAGGCGATCGAGGGCGCGGCACGCTTCGTGACCGACCTGCTGCGCCAGGCCTTCACTTCCAGCATCCGGTCCAAGGTCGGCTTCCTAGTGTCGCGCCCGGCGACCGAACTGCTGAAGCACCATCTCGACCCCAACAACCACAATGGCGCGGTCTTCCTCGGCCTCAACGGCGTGGTCGTGAAAAGCCACGGCAGCGCGAATGCCAAAGGCGTCGCCAATGCGGTGGAAGTCGCCGCCCGCCTGCTGGAGGACGACATCACCAACCGTATCGCCAACGATCTGGGCAAGATCGACACGCAGGGCTTCAACGGAAAATGA